A segment of the Fibrobacter succinogenes subsp. succinogenes S85 genome:
TGCAGAAGCCTGATCGCTCGTGAGGAAAAATACCGCATTTGCAATTTCTTCAGGTTCAATCCAACGGTTTAAAATGCTACGGTCTTCAGCGGCCTTACGGAGTTTCGGATCCGAATAGTCATGTTTGATAGCCATCTCGGTCTTGGTAAAGCCCGGAGCTACAGAGTTCACACGAATGCCATAGCGCCCTAGATGGAAAGCCGCTGCACGTGTAAGCCCATCGACCGCGGTCTTCGAAATGCCATAAGCAAACGGAGTCCATTCTGCAAAGGAGGCGACAAAAGAAGAAACGTTCACAATAGCTCCCTTGATGCCCTTTTCAATAAAGACACGACCTACATGCTGAATCAAATAGAGACTACCCCAAAGGTTCACATTTTCGGCCTGTTTGATTTCTTCCGGGTCAAAGCTAAGCACGTTTTTGCGATG
Coding sequences within it:
- a CDS encoding SDR family NAD(P)-dependent oxidoreductase, translating into MSEKKVIVITGAAQGIGLAAVKKYVKEGWAVAATDIKKEQLDGEVAKLTAQGADVTAYELDVANYKQGQEVVAQIVKKYGRIDALFNDAGIVGHRKNVLSFDPEEIKQAENVNLWGSLYLIQHVGRVFIEKGIKGAIVNVSSFVASFAEWTPFAYGISKTAVDGLTRAAAFHLGRYGIRVNSVAPGFTKTEMAIKHDYSDPKLRKAAEDRSILNRWIEPEEIANAVFFLTSDQASAITGIKLPVDAGYTATKEDNKVNIYGDAE